Proteins encoded by one window of Salminus brasiliensis unplaced genomic scaffold, fSalBra1.hap2 scaffold_131, whole genome shotgun sequence:
- the LOC140548841 gene encoding uncharacterized protein isoform X1, with amino-acid sequence MERILLTALLAGHAAIWNVLGFDEVRVRLGSVEGSRCSGRVEVFKGERWGTVCSRGWDLRDAAVVCRELDCGFAFSTQAGALFSRSSGEVWWRNVRCSGDEFTLDLCERTPNDKVCPHNEDAGVECTDKLPAPTLTMQSPFCAYSAGEAVLFTCTAPYWRHPIDLYLYKSGVDTPLVTQRADFRQTRVELTLSDLETSHQGSYSCLYRLQGNPGNSPSSNIINITVLEIHTPQIWYNTSQMVRPGWVNRGQSFNVTCSTQPQYPGGSFQLRLIRPNGTVRHSLPALAPFVTFSFSNAQASNEGYYCCLYKVQFGGRTFVSRESQPLAINVRGADPILSPVVISLLVSGLTFVTATCAILIVAKVYCKRVRKPTELERESRTCVDNTYIALTIK; translated from the exons ATGGAGCGGATCCTCCTCACTGCGCTGCTGG CTGGTCACGCCGCCATCTGGAACGTTCTTGGGTTCG atGAGGTGCGGGTGAGGCTGGGCAGTGTGGAAGGGTCCCGCTGCTCCGGACGGGTGGAGGTGTTTAAGGGTGAGCGGTGGGGGACGGTGTGTTCTAGGGGTTGGGACCTGCGGGACGCGGCTGTGGTATGCAGAGAGCTGGACTGCGGCTTTGCCTTTTCCACCCAAGCGGGGGCGCTCTTCAGCCGTTCCAGTGGGGAGGTGTGGTGGAGAAATGTCAGATGCTCAGGGGACGAGTTCACACTGGACTTGTGTGAGCGCACCCCCAACGACAAAGTGTGTCCACACAACGAGGATGCAGGAGTGGAGTGTACAG ATAAGCTTCCTGCGCCCACCCTGACCATGCAGTCCCCCTTCTGCGCCTATTCAGCTGGAGAGGCTGTCCTGTTCACCTGCACTGCCCCCTACTGGCGGCACCCTATTGACTTGTACCTATATAAGAGCGGAGTGGACACTCCTCTGGTGACACAGCGGGCGGATTTTAGACAAACCCGGGTGGAGCTGACCCTCTCTGACCTGGAAACATCTCACCAGGGCAGCTACAGCTGCCTCTACCGTCTCCAGGGTAACCCTGGCAACTCGCCGTCCAGCAATATTATTAACATAACTGTCT TGGAGATCCACACTCCTCAGATCTGGTACAACACGTCTCAGATGGTGCGGCCAGGGTGGGTCAACCGGGGGCAGAGTTTTAATGTGACCTGTTCCACGCAGCCGCAGTACCCGGGGGGGTCGTTCCAGCTTCGTCTAATCCGACCCAACGGCACGGTGCGCCACTCTCTGCCCGCCCTTGCGCCTTTCGTCACCTTCAGCTTCTCCAATGCGCAGGCCTCCAACGAGGGCTACTACTGCTGCCTCTATAAGGTCCAGTTTGGCGGCCGCACCTTTGTCTCCAGAGAGAGTCAGCCACTTGCCATTAACGTCCGAG GAGCTGATCCGATTCTGAGCCCTGTGGTCATCAGCCTGCTGGTGTCCGGCCTGACCTTTGTCACAGCAACGTGTGCCATTCTGATTGTGGCTAAAGTTTACtgtaagagagtgagaaagcCCACAGAACTGGAGCGTGAGTCCAGGACCT GTGTGGACAACACGTACATCGCCTTGACAATTAAATAA
- the LOC140548842 gene encoding uncharacterized protein, with amino-acid sequence MLSSRTAQEISWMLDDYGIKHGPVVDSTRALYEKKLREAMAKERKAQRPSDWTFHRAGEELTYAHHHRPLKQEGFGGDLRVIPGLRSEYEELDAVDEPAVFRRQTPYRNLFRHTTHRYETQRESTPEKGPGQIVPLWLQILLFLIVVCALVFIFTMMESAEPEPFRRLT; translated from the exons ATGCTGAGCAGCAGAACTGCCCAGGAGATCAGCTGGATGCTGGACGATTACGGGATAAAACACGGTCCTGTAGTTG ACTCGACCAGAGCTCTGTATGAGAAGAAGCTGAGAGAAGCCATGGCTAAAGAGAGAAAAGCCCAACGTCCATCAGACTGGACCTTCCACAGAGCAG GGGAGGAGCTCACCTACGCTCATCATCACAGACCA TTGAAGCAGGAGGGGTTTGGAGGCGATCTGAG GGTAATCCCGGGTCTAAGGTCTGAATATGAGGAACTGGATGCTGTGGATGA acccGCTGTGTTCAGGAGACAAACACCCTACAGGAACCTGTTCCGCCACACGACACACAGATACGAAACCCAGCGAGAGTCCACTCCGGAGAAAGGTCCGGGGCAGATTGTGCCGCTCTGGCTGCAGATCCTGCTGTTTCTCATTGTGGTGTGTGCCCTCGTGTTCATCTTCACTATGATGGAATCAGCAGAACCAGAGCCTTTCAGAAGACTGACGTAG
- the LOC140548841 gene encoding uncharacterized protein isoform X2 yields the protein MERILLTALLAGHAAIWNVLGFDEVRVRLGSVEGSRCSGRVEVFKGERWGTVCSRGWDLRDAAVVCRELDCGFAFSTQAGALFSRSSGEVWWRNVRCSGDEFTLDLCERTPNDKVCPHNEDAGVECTVEIHTPQIWYNTSQMVRPGWVNRGQSFNVTCSTQPQYPGGSFQLRLIRPNGTVRHSLPALAPFVTFSFSNAQASNEGYYCCLYKVQFGGRTFVSRESQPLAINVRGADPILSPVVISLLVSGLTFVTATCAILIVAKVYCKRVRKPTELERESRTCVDNTYIALTIK from the exons ATGGAGCGGATCCTCCTCACTGCGCTGCTGG CTGGTCACGCCGCCATCTGGAACGTTCTTGGGTTCG atGAGGTGCGGGTGAGGCTGGGCAGTGTGGAAGGGTCCCGCTGCTCCGGACGGGTGGAGGTGTTTAAGGGTGAGCGGTGGGGGACGGTGTGTTCTAGGGGTTGGGACCTGCGGGACGCGGCTGTGGTATGCAGAGAGCTGGACTGCGGCTTTGCCTTTTCCACCCAAGCGGGGGCGCTCTTCAGCCGTTCCAGTGGGGAGGTGTGGTGGAGAAATGTCAGATGCTCAGGGGACGAGTTCACACTGGACTTGTGTGAGCGCACCCCCAACGACAAAGTGTGTCCACACAACGAGGATGCAGGAGTGGAGTGTACAG TGGAGATCCACACTCCTCAGATCTGGTACAACACGTCTCAGATGGTGCGGCCAGGGTGGGTCAACCGGGGGCAGAGTTTTAATGTGACCTGTTCCACGCAGCCGCAGTACCCGGGGGGGTCGTTCCAGCTTCGTCTAATCCGACCCAACGGCACGGTGCGCCACTCTCTGCCCGCCCTTGCGCCTTTCGTCACCTTCAGCTTCTCCAATGCGCAGGCCTCCAACGAGGGCTACTACTGCTGCCTCTATAAGGTCCAGTTTGGCGGCCGCACCTTTGTCTCCAGAGAGAGTCAGCCACTTGCCATTAACGTCCGAG GAGCTGATCCGATTCTGAGCCCTGTGGTCATCAGCCTGCTGGTGTCCGGCCTGACCTTTGTCACAGCAACGTGTGCCATTCTGATTGTGGCTAAAGTTTACtgtaagagagtgagaaagcCCACAGAACTGGAGCGTGAGTCCAGGACCT GTGTGGACAACACGTACATCGCCTTGACAATTAAATAA